A portion of the Halalkalicoccus subterraneus genome contains these proteins:
- a CDS encoding MBL fold metallo-hydrolase — protein MHAIALGNEEFEGRNTAYLMEGEPLTLLDTGIATGRTRGQLHEGLAEYGYDVPDIEQVVLTHFHSDHAGLAGELQRESDATVYAHAADAPLIEQRAEALADLDARRRELFAEWGMPEAEREELLTFLDSHQEIMGEPADVTTIEDGQRIETGEMALDTLHTPGHAAGLCCFAFSTGDGTEAFVGDTILPVYTPNVGGADVRVEAPLEKYLASLRTLIEHDFERVWPGHRDVIEEPTERARYILDHHRERTERVLSVLREGPADAWSVSAELFGDLEGIHVMHGPGEAFAHLDHLEDAGHVERDGKEYVLTGEPDLESLIPSA, from the coding sequence ATGCACGCCATCGCGCTCGGCAACGAGGAGTTCGAAGGACGCAATACCGCCTATCTCATGGAGGGCGAGCCCCTGACGCTTCTCGATACCGGGATCGCGACCGGGCGAACCCGCGGGCAGCTCCACGAGGGACTTGCCGAGTACGGCTACGACGTTCCCGATATCGAGCAAGTCGTCCTCACGCACTTCCATTCCGACCACGCCGGATTAGCGGGGGAACTCCAGCGCGAGAGCGACGCGACGGTGTACGCCCACGCGGCCGACGCACCGCTGATCGAGCAGCGCGCCGAGGCGCTCGCCGATCTGGACGCACGCCGCCGTGAGCTGTTCGCCGAGTGGGGGATGCCCGAGGCGGAGCGCGAAGAACTGCTTACCTTTCTCGACTCCCATCAGGAGATCATGGGCGAGCCGGCCGACGTCACCACGATCGAGGACGGTCAGCGGATCGAGACCGGCGAGATGGCCCTCGATACGCTGCACACGCCGGGCCACGCCGCGGGACTCTGTTGTTTCGCGTTCTCCACTGGGGACGGAACCGAGGCGTTCGTCGGCGATACGATCCTCCCTGTTTATACCCCGAACGTCGGCGGCGCGGACGTCCGGGTCGAGGCCCCCCTCGAAAAATACCTCGCTTCCCTCCGAACGCTGATCGAGCACGACTTCGAGCGGGTCTGGCCGGGCCACCGTGACGTCATCGAGGAGCCGACGGAACGCGCCCGGTATATCCTCGATCACCACCGCGAGCGGACCGAACGGGTCCTTTCGGTGCTCCGGGAGGGACCCGCCGACGCCTGGAGCGTCAGCGCGGAGCTGTTCGGCGATCTCGAAGGGATTCACGTCATGCACGGTCCCGGCGAGGCCTTCGCCCATCTGGACCATCTCGAAGATGCGGGCCACGTCGAACGCGACGGGAAGGAGTACGTCCTCACCGGGGAACCGGACCTCGAATCGTTGATCCCGTCGGCCTGA
- a CDS encoding enoyl-CoA hydratase-related protein, producing MIDSDAVRLALDDGVATVTIDRPDRKNALSQEVSDGLRKALATVEGRGARCLVVEGSGGAFSAGGDIAAMREGIEGDAPIDQRVRELERTTSETLARLITYPLPTVAKVDGPAVGAGANLALACDLQLASDRASMGFVFRNVGLSVDAGTSYLLPRVVGENVAKELVFTGEILDAERAGEIGLFNHVYPTEEFDERADELVERIAAGPTVALRHAKRLLGEGLEKSVDRAMTDEAVAQGVVFESADHEEGVEAFLEGRDPEFEGR from the coding sequence ATGATCGACAGCGACGCCGTTCGACTGGCGCTCGACGACGGGGTAGCGACGGTCACGATCGACCGGCCCGACCGAAAGAACGCTCTCTCGCAGGAGGTGAGCGACGGCCTGCGTAAGGCGCTCGCAACGGTCGAGGGGCGCGGCGCGCGCTGTCTCGTCGTCGAGGGATCGGGCGGCGCGTTCTCGGCGGGCGGGGACATCGCTGCGATGCGCGAGGGGATCGAGGGCGACGCCCCAATCGACCAGCGGGTGCGCGAGCTCGAACGTACGACCAGCGAGACCCTCGCCCGACTAATCACCTATCCGCTGCCGACGGTCGCGAAGGTCGACGGCCCCGCCGTGGGTGCCGGCGCGAACCTCGCGCTGGCCTGTGACCTCCAACTGGCGAGCGACCGGGCGAGCATGGGCTTCGTCTTCCGAAACGTGGGCCTGAGCGTCGACGCCGGGACTTCCTATCTCCTGCCCAGAGTCGTCGGCGAGAACGTCGCCAAGGAACTCGTCTTCACCGGCGAGATCCTCGACGCCGAGCGCGCGGGCGAGATCGGGCTGTTCAACCACGTCTATCCCACCGAGGAGTTCGACGAGCGTGCCGACGAGCTCGTCGAGCGGATCGCCGCGGGCCCGACGGTGGCGCTTCGCCACGCCAAGCGATTGCTCGGCGAGGGCCTCGAGAAGTCCGTCGACCGCGCGATGACCGACGAGGCGGTCGCTCAGGGAGTCGTCTTCGAAAGCGCCGACCACGAGGAGGGCGTCGAGGCCTTTCTCGAGGGGCGCGATCCGGAGTTCGAGGGACGTTAA
- a CDS encoding long-chain-fatty-acid--CoA ligase: MTNLVRQVARVVEEAPERTAVGYEGDETPYREFWAQTGGFAAALDERGIGADDRVGVYLPNLPQFLVAFHGTLRAGGVVVPMNPQYKAREIGHLLADSGAKAVVTLSDLVPFVEEVKDDTDVETVVSVGGEAEGAITFEEFLAEEELDVVERDDDADAVQPYTSGTTGRPKGVQLTHENLATNAEASVSIVPDGIRADDTMLGVLPLFHIYGMTVTMNATLFAGGAYYPRPSWDAGEATSLIAEEEISLMHGVPAMYNDVINQPDATEFDLSSLRLAGVGGAGIPIEVLRRFEELYDVTVCEGYGLTETSPVTHFNSPDDRRVGSIGKSLPGIDSRIVTDDFTDVPPVERGPVDEEEVDLNEITGELVIAGPNVMKGYYGLPEANEEAFTEEGGRRWFHTGDIGYHDAEGFYYVVDREKHMIVTAGYNVYPREVEELLFEHEAVADAAVVGIPDERRGETIKAYVVLRPDADVSEEAIKEYCLSNLAEYKHPREVEFVEELPRTTTGKVQKFKLEERELDAE, encoded by the coding sequence ATGACAAATCTTGTCAGACAGGTGGCGAGGGTGGTCGAGGAGGCCCCCGAGCGGACGGCGGTCGGCTACGAGGGCGACGAAACCCCCTACCGGGAGTTCTGGGCGCAGACGGGGGGCTTTGCGGCGGCCCTCGACGAACGAGGGATCGGGGCCGACGACCGGGTGGGGGTCTACCTACCGAACCTCCCACAGTTCCTCGTCGCCTTTCATGGGACCCTGAGAGCCGGCGGCGTGGTCGTCCCGATGAACCCCCAGTACAAGGCCCGCGAGATCGGCCACCTGCTCGCCGACAGCGGGGCGAAGGCGGTCGTCACGCTGTCGGATCTCGTCCCGTTCGTCGAGGAGGTGAAGGACGACACCGACGTCGAGACGGTCGTCTCCGTGGGCGGCGAAGCAGAAGGGGCGATCACCTTCGAGGAGTTCCTCGCCGAGGAGGAACTCGACGTGGTCGAGCGGGACGACGACGCTGATGCGGTCCAGCCCTACACCTCGGGGACCACGGGCCGGCCCAAGGGGGTGCAGCTGACCCACGAGAACCTCGCGACGAACGCCGAGGCGTCGGTGTCGATCGTCCCCGACGGGATCCGCGCCGACGACACGATGCTCGGCGTGCTTCCCCTCTTTCACATCTACGGGATGACGGTGACGATGAACGCGACGCTCTTCGCCGGCGGGGCGTACTACCCGCGCCCGTCGTGGGACGCGGGGGAGGCGACCTCGCTGATCGCCGAGGAAGAGATCAGCCTGATGCACGGCGTGCCCGCGATGTACAACGACGTGATCAACCAGCCCGACGCCACGGAGTTCGACCTCTCCTCGCTCCGTCTCGCTGGCGTCGGCGGCGCTGGCATCCCGATCGAAGTCCTCCGGAGGTTCGAGGAACTGTACGACGTGACCGTCTGTGAGGGCTACGGGCTGACCGAGACCTCGCCGGTGACGCACTTCAACAGCCCCGACGACCGTCGGGTCGGCTCGATCGGCAAGAGCCTGCCGGGGATCGACTCGCGGATCGTCACCGACGACTTTACCGACGTGCCGCCGGTCGAGCGCGGCCCCGTCGACGAGGAGGAGGTCGACCTCAACGAGATCACGGGCGAACTCGTCATCGCCGGCCCGAACGTGATGAAGGGGTATTATGGCTTGCCCGAGGCGAACGAGGAGGCCTTCACCGAGGAGGGCGGGCGACGCTGGTTCCACACCGGCGACATCGGCTATCACGACGCCGAGGGCTTCTACTACGTCGTCGATCGCGAGAAACACATGATCGTCACCGCGGGCTACAACGTCTACCCGCGCGAAGTCGAGGAACTGCTGTTCGAACACGAGGCCGTGGCGGACGCCGCCGTCGTCGGGATCCCCGACGAGCGCCGGGGCGAGACGATCAAGGCCTACGTCGTCTTGAGACCGGACGCCGACGTGAGCGAGGAGGCCATCAAGGAGTACTGCCTGTCGAACCTCGCGGAGTACAAACACCCCCGCGAGGTGGAGTTCGTCGAGGAACTGCCCCGCACCACCACCGGCAAGGTCCAGAAGTTCAAACTCGAAGAGCGGGAACTCGACGCCGAATGA
- a CDS encoding UbiA family prenyltransferase, giving the protein MAFARHGEGVGGDLSALLSQVHPVFMLPPVAASWFGSMLAGEFSLALGALHMTAIFAAVYTAHVKDGYVDFYRRGEDDDHPLSEAGCERALVGATVLFFACTLALGVLVGPWAALLTLPTWLIAYLHAPQLDTNPITTTTGYPAGIALAILGGFYVQVGALEPIALAFALVFLVLLSGVKVIDDQQDYAYDRSIEKRTVAVALGPERARSTAYGLMALGLALVVGFALLRVFPPETALAVVAFGVVAAISRRADSELATMLLVRGAYVFLALLLAAVWFRPL; this is encoded by the coding sequence ATGGCCTTCGCACGCCACGGAGAGGGGGTCGGTGGGGATCTGTCGGCGCTGCTCTCACAGGTCCATCCCGTGTTCATGCTGCCGCCGGTCGCCGCCTCGTGGTTCGGTAGCATGCTCGCCGGGGAGTTCTCGCTCGCGCTCGGCGCGCTGCATATGACGGCGATCTTCGCAGCGGTCTACACCGCCCACGTCAAGGACGGCTACGTCGACTTCTATCGCCGGGGCGAGGACGACGACCACCCGCTCTCGGAGGCGGGCTGTGAGCGCGCGCTCGTGGGTGCAACCGTCCTGTTTTTCGCCTGCACGCTCGCGCTCGGAGTCCTCGTCGGTCCGTGGGCCGCCCTGCTGACGCTGCCGACGTGGCTCATCGCCTACCTCCATGCACCCCAACTCGACACCAACCCGATCACCACGACGACGGGATATCCGGCCGGGATCGCGCTCGCTATCCTCGGGGGGTTTTACGTCCAGGTCGGCGCCCTCGAACCGATCGCGCTCGCGTTCGCGCTCGTCTTTCTCGTCCTGCTTTCGGGGGTGAAAGTCATCGACGACCAGCAGGACTACGCCTACGATCGCTCGATCGAGAAGCGAACCGTCGCGGTCGCGCTGGGTCCCGAGCGCGCCCGGAGCACTGCCTACGGACTGATGGCGCTCGGGCTGGCGCTCGTGGTCGGCTTCGCGCTCCTTCGAGTGTTCCCGCCCGAAACGGCGCTCGCCGTGGTCGCGTTCGGCGTCGTGGCCGCGATCTCCCGGCGTGCGGACTCCGAACTCGCGACGATGCTGCTCGTTCGCGGGGCGTACGTCTTTCTGGCTCTCCTCCTTGCGGCGGTCTGGTTCCGACCGCTGTAG